Proteins encoded together in one Cydia pomonella isolate Wapato2018A chromosome 10, ilCydPomo1, whole genome shotgun sequence window:
- the LOC133521978 gene encoding BRD4-interacting chromatin-remodeling complex-associated protein: protein MSNNLENERTITAGKMYPIDLAPQKITIVKSVSNSEVKMTHLITSQPKTTGAGQIISHAGSMGLIRPATQILAPGVGSQQQMIVSGSPILQGTSIVSQGSQLLGQSSQIITPQLLSGQILQPATQIISQGTQLSVQVSSSSPSVQVSVASPVSGTQVLNVGSLGGQLVTGTGNLVVSSSVRTLPQSVRVLPPLPHHNTRPVLTSGAPHSGGVLVSKTVSAHAPVSKAPASHVPRGLAAGASLALRPAQPAQGWSGGRARGALVYNARGAAPRAPAAPPQVTSPQHSAIVTLPNTTVLASSLSTGVIAGAVRAPAARPLPLLTRNYQPAKVVGVGVGNSAPPQLYYEVPRAPQAQPRLQPLAPPQPPAQPPPHSQPQPQPQPQPLVTSVSVVNAVQALTEIRGAAMAAVAPAQPPGAPRPSILRKRDAEGSPTKQAALYGRPGWEDVPAGGGGSGSGGSTTMSASSSPAPDTPPDPHPDLSPRKKPRKQMLTNDVRQCEFPAEDAPPTPPAVEVKPPPKRPLLSSSYVCGWRATALHFARPGDVRRREPRARDILAIASQRHVLGTADGWKVHHLTAQMDDLVSLEADVGSQLAGVLRALEALPSRATAALQPHSHTLLELLKGNIQRSKIVCEGIQEAREDILRVFTHRNFVSDILTRQADKRSFRKHRSQS from the exons ATGAGTAACAATTTAGAGAATGAAAGAACAATTACTGCTGGCAAAATGTATCCAATTGATTTGGCACCACAGAAAATCACTATTGTGAAAAGTGTATCCAATTCCGAAGTGAAAATGACTCACTTGATCACAAGTCAACCCAAGACAACAGGTGCAGGTCAAATAATCTCTCACGCCGGGTCTATGGGCTTGATTCGTCCTGCCACTCAAATTCTAGCTCCTGGCGTCGGTTCGCAA CAACAGATGATTGTCAGTGGATCCCCTATCCTTCAAGGGACATCAATAGTGAGCCAGGGCTCTCAGCTCTTGGGGCAGAGTTCCCAGATCATCACTCCACAGTTGCTCAGTGGCCAGATATTGCAGCCTGCAACACAGATCATTAGCCAGGGGACTCAGCTGTCTGTGCAAGTGTCTAGTTCCAGCCCTAGTGTGCAAGTCAGTGTGGCCTCACCAGTTAGCGGAACACAG GTGTTGAATGTGGGCAGCCTGGGCGGACAACTAGTCACGGGGACTGGTAACCTGGTGGTGAGCTCCTCAGTGCGCACACTGCCGCAGAGCGTGCGCGTTTTGCCGCCTCTGCCCCACCACAATACCAGACCAG TTTTGACAAGCGGCGCCCCTCATAGCGGTGGAGTGTTGGTGAGCAAGACGGTGTCTGCCCACGCGCCGGTCAGCAAGGCGCCCGCCAGCCACGTGCCGCGCGGGCTCGCCGCGGGCGCCTCGCTGGCGCTGCGCCCCGCCCAGCCGGCCCAAG GTTGGTCGGGCGGGCGCGCTCGCGGCGCGCTGGTGTACAacgcgcgcggcgccgcgccgcgggccccggccgcgccgccgcagGTCACGTCGCCGCAGCACTCCGCCATCGTCACGCTGCCCAACACCACCGTGCTCGCAT CGAGCCTCTCAACCGGCGTGATCGCGGGTGCAGTGCGCGCGCCGGCCGCTCGCCCTCTTCCGCTGCTTACAAGAAACTACCAGCCTGCTAAG GTGGTTGGTGTTGGTGTGGGTAACAGCGCGCCTCCACAGTTATACTACGAGGTGCCCCGCGCGCCGCAAGCCCAGCCGCGCCTGCAGCCGCTCGCGCCGCCGCAGCCGCCGGCGCAGCCCCCGCCGCACTCGCAACCCCAGCCCCAACCGCAGCCGCAGCCGCTAG TGACGTCTGTGAGCGTAGTGAACGCGGTGCAGGCGCTGACGGAGATCCGCGGCGCGGCGATGGCTGCGGTGGCGCCGGCGCAGCCGCCCGGCGCGCCCCGCCCGTCCATACTGAGGAAACGGGACGCTGAGGG GTCGCCCACAAAGCAAGCCGCGCTGTACGGGCGGCCGGGCTGGGAAGACGtgccggcgggcggcggcggctcgGGCTCGGGCGGCTCCACCACCATGTCGGCCAGCTCCTCGCCCGCGCCCGACACGCCGCCCGACCCGCACCCCGACCTGTCGCCCAGGAAGAAGCCGCGCAAGCAGAT GCTAACCAATGACGTCCGACAATGCGAGTTCCCCGCCGAGGATGCGCCCCCCACACCACCCGCCGTCGAGGTGAAGCCGCCACCGAAAA GGCCCCTGCTGAGCTCGAGCTACGTGTGCGGCTGGCGCGCCACGGCGCTGCACTTCGCGCGGCCGGGCGACGTGCGGCGCCGCGAGCCCCGCGCGCGCGACATCCTGGCCATCGCCTCGCAGCGCCACGTGCTCGGCACCGCCGACGGCTGGAAGGTGCACCATCTCACCGCGCAGATGGACGACTTG GTGTCGCTGGAGGCGGACGTGGGCTCGCAGCTGGCGGGCGTGCTGCGCGCGCTGGAGGCGCTGCCGAGCCGCGCCACCGCCGCGCTGCAGCCGCACTCGCACACGCTCCTCGAGCTGCTCAAG GGCAACATTCAAAGAAGCAAGATAGTCTGCGAAGGGATTCAGGAAGCCCGCGAAGACATCCTCCGAGTATTCACACACCGGAACTTCGTGTCCGACATTCTGACGCGGCAGGCTGACAAACGGAGTTTCCGGAAACACAGATCGCAGTCATAA
- the LOC133521986 gene encoding small ribosomal subunit protein mS23, with the protein MASSRLERIGTIFTRVEGLITRGAMKPDDRPLWFDIYKRFPPLTEPKFAKPLPEIKPIRPILYEEDVVRAKFHSAGQGYGVINMLSPTGETPIKKLVKQYEKLKSEGVPETELVEKASAAVDTQYTQRQEGAPQKTIVKNPDSVTAQVLAEADLKNIFNDK; encoded by the exons ATGGCGAGTAGCAGACTGGAAAGAATAGGCACAATTTTCACAag AGTGGAGGGCCTGATTACTCGCGGAGCAATGAAGCCGGACGACAGACCGTTGTGGTTCGACATCTACAAGAGGTTCCCGCCGCTTACGGAACCCAAATTTGCAAAGCCGTTGCCGGAAATCAAACCCATAAGACCTATTCTTTATGAAGAAGATGTTGTTAGAGC GAAATTCCATTCTGCCGGACAAGGCTACGGCGTCATCAACATGCTAAGTCCAACCGGAGAAACGCCTATAAAGAAGCTAGTGAAACAATACGAAAAGTTGAAGTCTGAAGGCGTCCCAGAGACCGAGCTTGTTGAGAAGGCGTCCGCGGCCGTGGACACGCAATATACCCAGCGACAAGAGGGCGCGCCGCAAAAAACGATCGTTAAAAACCCGGATTCAGTAACAGCGCAAGTTCTGGCAGAAGcagatttgaaaaatattttcaatgataaataa
- the LOC133521985 gene encoding uncharacterized protein LOC133521985 codes for MSNAKKSSKSKFLAEDLSDFINKSQFVKESPKPGKLQKRNKSAAPVIEEDDMSRLVVDQQVSMKKRKISASQASETPHKVRDTIMQQIESRQQCNDLMLNNLSNIIKQLEGDHTQMKENQDKLEQLTGALLKCIQQSSAAHKQSFKMLWEFHATFKKRYEEMNVLHKAQNEKLTEEIEDDLKNLEQKLIIETKRSGWDNLRKTIFHAMQNDL; via the exons ATGTCGAACGCAAAGAAATCTAGTAAGTCAAAGTTCTTGGCGGAAGATTTAAGcgatttcataaataaaagccAGTTTGTAAAAGAATCTCCGAAGCCCGGTAAACTTCAAAAACGTAATAAATCAGCGGCTCCGGTTATAGAAGAAGATGACATGTCCAGATTAGTAGTTGACCAACAAGTAAGCATGAAAAAAAGAAAGATCTCAGCAAGTCAAGCATCTGAGACACCTCATAAAGTCCGGGACACAATTATGCAGCAAATAGAATCAAG ACAACAATGTAATGATCTTATGCTAAACAACTTGTCAAATATTATAAAGCAACTAGAAGGTGATCACACACAAATGAAAGAAAATCAAGATAAATTAGAGCAACTCACTGGAGCTCTATTGAAGTGCATTCAACAGTCTAGTGCTGCTCATAAACAAAGTTTCAAGATGTTGTGGGAATTCCATGCCACTTTTAAAAAGAG ATATGAGGAAATGAATGTTCTGCATAAAGCACAGAATGAAAAACTGACTGAAGAAATTGAGGATGACCTGAAGAATTTGGAGCAGAAGCTAATAATAGAAACTAAGCGAAGTGGCTGGGACAATTTACGCAAAACGATTTTTCATGCTATGCAAAATGATTTGTAA
- the LOC133521988 gene encoding uncharacterized protein LOC133521988, whose protein sequence is MAQRRSLLFYLAAILVIISTLTQEAEARRKILRGRRVMTRTYYRGNAIPAWAISLIAGIGMLMIGGILYVVMRKLVLSSETGTLNTYQPALQNEDV, encoded by the exons ATGGCACAAAGGAGGTCCTTGCTGTTTTACTTGGCGGCTATCTTGG TAATCATCAGCACGCTCACACAGGAGGCTGAAGCTCGAAGAAAGATTTTGAGAGGAAGGCGTGTGATGACACGGACTTATTACC GTGGCAACGCGATACCAGCTTGGGCGATTAGCCTCATCGCGGGCATTGGAATGCTTATGATTGGCGGCATTCTGTACGTGGTTATGAGAAAACTTGTCCTCTCCTCTGAAACGGGCACGTTGAATACGTATCAACCTGCGTTGCAGAATGAAGACGTTTGA
- the LOC133521987 gene encoding splicing factor U2AF 50 kDa subunit gives MGEDKDRRRRSRSRERRRSRSRSRERREREKRPARSKSRSPTSKRSRRRKPSLYWDVPPPGFEHITPLQYKAMQAAGQIPANIVADTPQAAVPVVGSTITRQARRLYVGNIPFGVTEEETMEFFNQQMHLSGLAQAAGNPVLACQINLDKNFAFLEFRSIDETTQAMAFDGINFKGQSLKIRRPHDYQPMPGTENPSINVPAGVISTVVPDSPHKIFIGGLPNYLNEDQVKELLMSFGQLRAFNLVKDSSTGLSKGYAFAEYVDISMTDQAIAGLNGMQLGDKKLIVQRASIGAKNSTLAMTGAAPVQLQVAGLTLAGAGPPTEVLCLLNMVTPDELRDEEEYEDILEDIKEECNKYGCVRSIEIPRPIEGVEVPGCGKVFVEFNSIADCQKAQQTLTGRKFSNRVVVTSYFDPDKYHRREF, from the exons ATGGGTGAAGATAAAG ATCGCCGACGCAGATCCCGTTCCCGAGAAAGAAGGCGCTCCAGATCACGATCAAGGGAGCGCCGTGAGAGAGAAAAGCGGCCGGCAAGGAGCAAATCGAGGTCTCCGACGTCAAAACGGTCGCGTCGCCGCAAGCCTTCGCTCTACTGGGATGTGCCACCACCGGGCTTCGAGCACATCACTCCTTTGCAGTATAAGGCTATGCAGGCGGCAGGCCAGATCCCAGCGAATATCGTAGCAGACACGCCCCAGGCGGCAGTCCCTGTGGTTGGCTCAACCATTACTCGGCAAGCGCGAAGGTTGTACGTGGGCAACATACCATTTGGTGTCACTGAAGAGGAGACCATGGAGTTCTTCAACCAGCAGATGCATCTTTCAGGATTGGCCCAAGCGGCCGGAAACCCAGTCCTTGCTTGCCAGATAAACTTGGACAAAAACTTTGCATTCCTCGAGTTCAGATCTATAGATGAGACTACTCAGGCCATGGCATTTGATGGAATCAATTTCAAAGGGCAGAGCTTAAAGATTAGACGGCCACATGATTACCAGCCTATGCCTGGTACTGAAAACCCATCTATTAATGTTCCAG CTGGAGTTATCAGCACTGTGGTTCCAGATTCTCCACATAAAATATTCATAGGCGGTTTGCCTAACTATCTGAATGAGGATCAG GTGAAAGAACTCCTGATGTCATTTGGACAACTCCGAGCTTTCAATTTAGTGAAAGATTCTTCAACGGGTCTCAGCAAGGGATATGCCTTTGCTGAATATGTGGACATTTCAATGACAGATCAG gccattgcgggtctgaaTGGTATGCAGCTAGGTGACAAGAAACTCATAGTCCAACGAGCCAGTATTGGGGCAAAGAATTCAACGTTGG CCATGACGGGCGCTGCGCCCGTGCAGCTGCAGGTGGCCGGGCTCACGCTGGCGGGCGCCGGGCCGCCCACCGAGGTGCTGTGCCTGCTCAACATGGTCACTCCCGACGAGCTGCGCGACGAGGAGGAGTATGAGGACATCCTTGAAGACATCAA gGAGGAATGTAATAAATATGGCTGCGTGCGCAGTATAGAAATCCCTCGACCCATCGAAGGCGTAGAAGTGCCAGGTTGTGGAAAG GTGTTTGTAGAGTTCAACAGCATCGCCGACTGCCAGAAAGCGCAGCAAACCCTCACAGGAAGAAAATTCAGCAACCGCGTCGTGGTCACATCTTACTTCGATCCAGACAAGTATCATCGTCGAGAGTTCTAA